The following are encoded in a window of Rosa chinensis cultivar Old Blush chromosome 4, RchiOBHm-V2, whole genome shotgun sequence genomic DNA:
- the LOC112198825 gene encoding protein RGF1 INDUCIBLE TRANSCRIPTION FACTOR 1: MVGCELSEKTKKTDWLNTLLHSKFFGSCGVHQDLRKNEKNVFCIDCSLRLCRHCMKAHCLHTKLQICKYVYHDVLRLQEIQKHVDCARIQTYKINGDKAVHLNPRPMSKDAKPSTKAKFGSACDVCGRYLQDMPNRFCSIACKASVESVKPKHQSHEFIAFGIPECGGYSPQGNNNSETYMSEMESSISSEEMNAWVSSALKPRRHLHKRKGIPHRSPLC, from the exons ATG GTAGGCTGTGAACTTTCTgaaaagacaaagaaaacaGATTGGCTTAATACCCTTTTGCACAGCAAGTTCTTTGGTTCCTGTGGTGTTCATCAAGATCTTCGCAAAAACGAGAAGAATGTGTTTTGCATTGACTGTAGTCTCCGGCTCTGTAGGCACTGTATGAAAGCTCATTGTCTCCATACAAAGCTTCAAATCTGCAAATATGTATATCATGATGTACTTCGCCTTCAAGAAATTCAGAAGCATGTTGATTGTGCTAGAATTCAG ACATATAAAATCAATGGTGACAAAGCTGTGCATCTAAATCCTCGTCCAATGTCCAAGGATGCCAAACCATCAACAAAAGCAAAGTTTGGTTCTGCTTGTGATGTTTGTGGTAGATATCTACAAGACATGCCAAATCGCTTCTGCTCCATTGCTTGTAAG GCCTCTGTAGAATCAGTGAAGCCTAAACACCAAAGTCACGAATTCATCGCCTTTGGAATTCCAGAATGTGGTGGCTATTCACCTCAAGGGAATAACAATTCGGAAACATATATGAGTGAAATGGAATCCTCTATCTCGTCTGAGGAGATGAATGCTTGGGTAAGTTCAGCACTGAAGCCAAGGAGGCATTTGCACAAGAGGAAAGGCATCCCGCACAGGTCTCCTTTATGTTGA
- the LOC112201093 gene encoding binding partner of ACD11 1 isoform X2, with protein MSAPVDNVNQGIGEAPQSAATPNSTIDVSDVKTIKVGNISRIVNDRDIREFFSFSGEIRYVEMQRETENTQLSYVTFNDAQGADTAILLSGATIGNLPVTIAPAKEYQLPPEALIPSSSLKKPAVTSSALEKAEDVVSTMAAKGYILGKDALSKAKAFDEQHNLTSKASATVGTIDQRIGLMEKISMGRAVVNEKVKQMDERFLVSEKTKSVFAVAEQTASSAGSAIMSNPYVISGASWVSNALSVFAKAAEDVTTKTKEKVVRAEEEKQETMIRQRTAIINDFAQNHLDEPSGNELPVVQTKSADDTGPGLV; from the exons ATGTCG GCTCCAGTGGACAATGTAAATCAGGGGATCGGAGAAGCTCCCCAGTCAGCTGCCACACCCAACAGCACAATTGATGTTTCAGAT GTGAAGACGATTAAAGTTGGCAACATTTCACGAATTGTTAACGACAGAGATATCAGAgaattcttttcattttctggaGAAATTAGATATGTTGAAATGCAAAG agAAACCGAAAACACCCAACTTTCTTATGTCACCTTTAATGATGCACAAGGTGCAGATACAGCGATTCTTCTATCG GGAGCCACCATAGGTAATCTGCCTGTCACTATTGCACCTGCTAAGGAATACCAGCTGCCACCGGAAGCTCTCATCCCATCAAGCTCG TTGAAAAAGCCAGCAGTAACTAGTTCTGCTCTAGAGAAGGCAGAAGATGTGGTCAGCACTATGGCTGCCAAGGGTTACATCTTGGGAAAGGATGCCCTTAGCAAGGCAAAAGCATTCGACGAGCAACATAACTTGACGTCCAAGGCATCAGCCACGGTTGGTACCATTGATCAGAGGATCGGTCTGATGGAGAAAATAAGCATGGGAAGAGCTGTTgtcaatgaaaaggtgaaacaGATGGATGAACGGTTCTTGGTCTCTGAAAAGACCAAATCTGTCTTTGCTGTTGCTGAGCAGACGGCAAGCAGTGCAGGATCTGCTATAATGAGCAACCCTTACGTAATTAGTGGAGCTTCGTGGGTTTCGAATGCACTGAGTGTATTTGCAAAGGCAGCTGAGGATGTGACCACGAAAACCAAGGAGAAGGTTGTTAGGGCCGAGGAGGAGAAACAGGAGACCATGATCAGGCAGAGGACAGCGATCATCAATGACTTTGCACAGAACCATCTTGATGAACCGTCTGGAAATGAGCTTCCGGTAGTTCAAACAAAATCTGCTGATGACACAGGGCCTGGACTTGTATAA
- the LOC112201093 gene encoding binding partner of ACD11 1 isoform X1: MSVLLQFQVINRKDSVQAPVDNVNQGIGEAPQSAATPNSTIDVSDVKTIKVGNISRIVNDRDIREFFSFSGEIRYVEMQRETENTQLSYVTFNDAQGADTAILLSGATIGNLPVTIAPAKEYQLPPEALIPSSSLKKPAVTSSALEKAEDVVSTMAAKGYILGKDALSKAKAFDEQHNLTSKASATVGTIDQRIGLMEKISMGRAVVNEKVKQMDERFLVSEKTKSVFAVAEQTASSAGSAIMSNPYVISGASWVSNALSVFAKAAEDVTTKTKEKVVRAEEEKQETMIRQRTAIINDFAQNHLDEPSGNELPVVQTKSADDTGPGLV, translated from the exons ATGTCG GTTTTGCTTCAATTTCAAGTAATCAATCGAAAAGATTCGGTGCAGGCTCCAGTGGACAATGTAAATCAGGGGATCGGAGAAGCTCCCCAGTCAGCTGCCACACCCAACAGCACAATTGATGTTTCAGAT GTGAAGACGATTAAAGTTGGCAACATTTCACGAATTGTTAACGACAGAGATATCAGAgaattcttttcattttctggaGAAATTAGATATGTTGAAATGCAAAG agAAACCGAAAACACCCAACTTTCTTATGTCACCTTTAATGATGCACAAGGTGCAGATACAGCGATTCTTCTATCG GGAGCCACCATAGGTAATCTGCCTGTCACTATTGCACCTGCTAAGGAATACCAGCTGCCACCGGAAGCTCTCATCCCATCAAGCTCG TTGAAAAAGCCAGCAGTAACTAGTTCTGCTCTAGAGAAGGCAGAAGATGTGGTCAGCACTATGGCTGCCAAGGGTTACATCTTGGGAAAGGATGCCCTTAGCAAGGCAAAAGCATTCGACGAGCAACATAACTTGACGTCCAAGGCATCAGCCACGGTTGGTACCATTGATCAGAGGATCGGTCTGATGGAGAAAATAAGCATGGGAAGAGCTGTTgtcaatgaaaaggtgaaacaGATGGATGAACGGTTCTTGGTCTCTGAAAAGACCAAATCTGTCTTTGCTGTTGCTGAGCAGACGGCAAGCAGTGCAGGATCTGCTATAATGAGCAACCCTTACGTAATTAGTGGAGCTTCGTGGGTTTCGAATGCACTGAGTGTATTTGCAAAGGCAGCTGAGGATGTGACCACGAAAACCAAGGAGAAGGTTGTTAGGGCCGAGGAGGAGAAACAGGAGACCATGATCAGGCAGAGGACAGCGATCATCAATGACTTTGCACAGAACCATCTTGATGAACCGTCTGGAAATGAGCTTCCGGTAGTTCAAACAAAATCTGCTGATGACACAGGGCCTGGACTTGTATAA